In one Nomascus leucogenys isolate Asia chromosome 13, Asia_NLE_v1, whole genome shotgun sequence genomic region, the following are encoded:
- the NPBWR2 gene encoding neuropeptides B/W receptor type 2: protein MQAAGHPEPPDSRGSFSLPTMGANVSPDNGTGHNATSSEPLPFLYVLLPAVYSGICAVGLTGNTAVILVILRAPKMKTVTNVFILNLAIADGLFTLVLPVNIAEHLLQYWPFGELLCKLVLAIDHYNIFSSIYFLAVMSVDRYLVVLATVRSRHMPWRTYRGAKVASLCVWLGVTVLVLPFFSFAGVYSNELQVPSCGLSFPWPERVWFKASRVYTLVLGFVVPVCTICVLYTDLLRRLRAVRLRSGAKALGKARRKVTILVLVVLAVCLLCWTPFHLASVVALTTDLPQTPLVISMSYVITSLSYANSCLNPFLYAFLDDNFRKNFRTMFRC, encoded by the coding sequence ATGCAGGCCGCTGGGCACCCAGAGCCCCCTGACAGCAGGggctccttctccctccccacgATGGGTGCCAACGTCTCTCCGGACAATGGCACCGGCCACAATGCCACCTCCTCTGAGCCACTGCCGTTCCTCTATGTGCTCCTGCCCGCCGTGTACTCCGGGATCTGTGCCGTGGGGCTGACTGGCAACACGGCTGTCATCCTTGTAATCCTGAGGGCGCCCAAGATGAAGACAGTGACCAATGTGTTCATCCTGAACCTGGCCATCGCCGACGGGCTCTTCACACTGGTACTGCCTGTCAACATCGCGGAGCACCTGCTGCAGTACTGGCCCTTCGGGGAGCTGCTCTGCAAGCTGGTGCTGGCCATCGACCACTAcaacatcttctccagcatctacTTCCTAGCCGTGATGAGCGTGGACCGATACCTGGTGGTGCTGGCCACTGTGAGGTCCCGCCACATGCCCTGGCGCACCTACCGGGGGGCGAAGGTCGCCAGCCTGTGTGTCTGGCTGGGCGTCACGGTCTTGGTTCTGCCCTTCTTCTCTTTTGCTGGCGTCTACAGCAACGAGCTGCAGGTCCCAAGCTGTGGGCTGAGCTTCCCGTGGCCCGAGCGGGTCTGGTTCAAGGCCAGCCGTGTCTACACGTTGGTCCTGGGCTTCGTGGTGCCTGTGTGCACCATCTGTGTGCTCTACACAGACCTCCTGCGCAGGCTGCGGGCGGTGCGGCTCCGCTCTGGAGCCAAGGCTCTAGGCAAGGCCAGGCGGAAGGTGACCATCCTGGTCCTCGTCGTGCTGGCCGTGTGCCTCCTCTGCTGGACGCCCTTCCACCTGGCCTCTGTCGTGGCCCTGACCACAGACCTGCCCCAGACCCCGCTGGTCATCAGCATGTCCTACGTCATCACCAGCCTCAGCTATGCCAACTCGTGCCTGAACCCCTTCCTCTACGCCTTTCTAGACGACAACTTCCGGAAGAATTTCCGCACCATGTTCCGGTGCTAA